The Anabaena sp. PCC 7108 region TACAAAGACTTTATCGATGGCAAAAAAGATTTGGAATTTTCCCTGCAAATCGTGCTGCGGATTTCGGAAATGAGAGTTGGTATTGCACCTGGGATAAATGTTCCTCCAGTTTCAATTATTAATTGTCCTTTTACGATGAAAAAGCTCCCTTGGACTTACGCTTTGCCTTGGAATAAAAAGAAGTAATTCCGATCCAGACACAGATGGCGATCAAAGCGTACACTGGATAAAGGAGAGAGTAGGCGTAGGCAGTTGCAGATCAGTTATCAACACTGGTTTGAGGAAAGTCCGGGCTTCCGAAAGACCAAACTTGCTGGATAACGTCCAGTGCGAGTGATCGTGAGGATAGTGCCACAGAAAGATACCGCCAATCAGTAATTGGTTGGTAAGGGTGCAAAGGTGCGGTAAGAGCGCACCAGCAGCATCGAGAGGTGCTGGCTCGGTAAACCCCGGTTGGGAGCAAGGCCAGAGGAACTATGGTTGGTCTTTTACCAGTTCCGTTAAACAAGAGCCGCTAGAGGTGTCTGGTAACAGGCATCCCAGATAGATAACTGCCCTCGTAAGAGAACAGAACCCGGCTTACTACCGACTCTCTTCTTTAAACGAATTATGGATTTTTTATTTTCCATAGTTCGTTTTTTAGTTTCAGCGATTAGAAATCACCGCTACACAAACTAAGTTCACCTGTGTGAACTAATAAAAAATCAAAATTAAGCTTTAAACGCACCTTTACTAAAACCAGAGAAAAAGAAAAGAGTGAAAAAAAGCAATTAATTGTTAACCTAAATAGCTAGGGGTTTAGCATTGCTAAACCCCTACAAAAATTTTATCAGGATCATGATTTTGGTGAATTGCTAGAGAATAAACTTCTACCCTAAATATTAGGCATTAATATCGTCCCAAAGCTGTGAAATTGGGAAAGTTTGCCCTGGCGCTACCTGTCGTGTATTTATACTCTATATTTAATGCTAAGTTAGGAGTTATTAGCCCTTTTTCCACACTTACTGAATGTCTCTCGTTTATCCCCGCCGTCAACGGCAACTTGAAAGTTTAGTCCAAAAGCTGGGTTTGTCAAAAGATGCACCGATAAAGTGGCCTTTACTTGATTTGGCGCTAACTCATGCGACTGTTTCTGAGTCGGCAAATTATGAACAACTGGAGTTTGTCGGTGATGCGGTGGTGCGGCTGGTAGCGGCTGTGATGTTATGGGAACATTATCCTGATTCCTCTGTGGGGGATTTTGCGGCTATTCGTTCCGTTCTGGTGAGCGATCGCATTCTTGCCCAACTAGCTAGAGGATATGGTCTAGAATTATACTTACTCGTTGCTGGTAGTGCTACTGCCGATCATGTTGGTCAAGAGTCAAGACTTGCAGATGCTTTTGAAGCAGTTCTGGGAGCGCTTTATCTGAGTACTCACAATCTTGACCTGATTCGCCCTTGGTTAGATCCCCACTTCCAAGAACTGACCACAGAAATTCGTCTTGATCCCGCTAGACTTAACTATAAGGCTGCTCTCCAAGAATGGACTCAGGCACAATTTAAAGTCTTACCAGAGTATCGGGTACTTGAGGTTAATCAACCCCACGATAGTCAAGAACGTTTTCTGGCTGAAGTTTGGTTAAATGCAAAAATGTTAGGACAAGGTAAAGGACGCTCTATTAAAGCCGCTGAACAAGCCGCTGCTAAAGTAGCTTATTCAGTAATATCTGAAGAGGTGATTACTAAGGAAGCAAATGACAAATAAGTACCTGAGCAAAATTAATTGAATATTTTCGGAACAAATAAAAATCCCTATAGTGCTTATCTGTTCCCTGTTAAGAGTTCCCTGTTCCCTCTCCTAAATGTACAATTTATTTTGCACGACTACTTAATTCCTTAATGGCACAAGCCCCCGGATTTATCAGAGGGGTCAATCCAAAATCTAAAATCCAAAATCCAAAATCGGATGACTAATATTAAACTGGCGGTAATCGGGGTTGGACGCTGGGGAGTACATTTACTAAGAAATTTTTTAGCACATCCTCAAGTGTCTGTAGTTGCTGTGGTAGACCACCATCCAGCCAGATTGGCAGCGATAAAACAAGAGTTTGATTTAGATGAAAATGTATTATTAACAACAGAGTGGGAATCCGTTAAACAGGTTGCGGAACTAACAGCAGTAGCGATCGCCACTCCGGCTACCACTCACTATGCCTTAATTAAAGATGCTCTCCAGTTGGGTTATCATGTTTTGGCAGAAAAACCCTTAACTCTTCATCCAGAAGAATGTCAGGAACTCTGTCAATTAGCGGAGTATCAGCAATTGATACTCATGGTTGACCACACTTATTTATTTCATCCAGCTGTAGAACGAGGTGAAACTGTGGTTCAATCTGGTCAATTGGGTGCTTTACGTTATGGTTATGCTACTCGCACCCATTTGGGACCCGTCCGTCAAGATGTTGATGCATTGTGGGACTTAGCTATTCATGATATTGCCATTTTTAATAATTGGTTAGGTGAATTACCTGTGAAAGTGCAAGTAACGGGTAGTGTTTGGTTACAGGAAAATAGGAAAATTGAGGGAACAACAACGGAAAACCCAGGTTTAGCTGATTTAGTTTGGGTAACGCTGACTTATCCAAATCAATTTCAAGCCTATATTCACCTCTGTTGGCTAAATCCTGATAAACAAAGACGATTAGGGATTGTGGGTAGCAAGGGTAGTTTAATTTTTGATGAAATGTCCTCTGTATCACCTCTAACCCTGATGCATGGGGAGTTTTCTCAACAGGAAAATTTGTTTATACCTGTGAATCAAAAGCAAGAAGTGCTAGAAATCGAAAAAGGTGAACCATTACAAAAAGTGTGCGATTGCTTTGTTGTCTCTATCCTCCAGAATACCCCTTCTGTGGTTTCCTCTGGGTGGGTAGGTAGAGAATTAGTAGAAATTCTCACTGCTTTGACTACATCTCTTCAACAAGGTGGTAAATCTATCACCATCACTAATCCTTAATTTTATGATTTGTAGTAACCGTTCAGAGGGTTAGACAAGCGATCGCAATAAATTTAATTGATATAGGACTAAACATACAACGCTTCCTGCTGTTATGAGGTACAGTTTTTTATCCCTAAGTAGGGGCGGGGTTTGCCCGCCCTATAAGTACTAGGACAGAATTAATTACACAATGTCATTGCGAATGGAACGCAGTGGAATGACGCAATCGCAAGGGCTGGGATTGCTTCGCTTCGCTCGCAATGACTGTAAATATTTTTGTCCAATTACTTATTATATTGAATTCTGAAATTAAAGCTTTGCGACTTTTTCACCTTGTTGTGAAAGTCGATTGATCTCACCTGTATCTACTTGTTCTTCCTTTATATCTGCTGGTGAAGAATCGTAAATTTCCAAAGTTTGATCTGGCTGCAAGCTAGGATAACTGATTTCTTTGACTTCATGAGAAGATGAATTTTCACTATTCCTTAAATCCACTTTTTTCCCTGAGTTAGGTAATAGAGAGATATCAATCAAAGGTAATATAATTTTTACCGTTGTCCCTTGGTGCAAACCTAAACTCTCCAGGGTAATAGTCCCTCCCATAAGTTCGATTAAGTTCCGAGAAATTGCTAATCCCAGTCCAGTACCTTCAAATTTGCGCGTGGTAGTACCATCAACCATCACAAAGGGACGAAATAGCTTATGTTGCTGACCAGGATCAATACCTATTCCTGTATCTTTAATTGAGACTATGACATGATATTTACTATGACTTTGTTGAATATCTGTGCTAATGGTGATGCTACCTGTATCGGTGAATTTCGTAGCATTACCAATGATATTAATAAGAACTTGTTTGAGTTTTACTTCATCTGCCTTAATTGGTATGGCTTCATTACCTAACTCACATTTCAATTGCAGTCCTTTATGTTGCACATTCACTGATTGTAAATTAATCACCTCTAACAGTAGTTGACGTAATTCTAGAGGGGTTATTACTACTGAGAGTTTACCTGCTTCAATTTTGGAAATATCGAGTAAATCA contains the following coding sequences:
- a CDS encoding Gfo/Idh/MocA family protein, which encodes MTNIKLAVIGVGRWGVHLLRNFLAHPQVSVVAVVDHHPARLAAIKQEFDLDENVLLTTEWESVKQVAELTAVAIATPATTHYALIKDALQLGYHVLAEKPLTLHPEECQELCQLAEYQQLILMVDHTYLFHPAVERGETVVQSGQLGALRYGYATRTHLGPVRQDVDALWDLAIHDIAIFNNWLGELPVKVQVTGSVWLQENRKIEGTTTENPGLADLVWVTLTYPNQFQAYIHLCWLNPDKQRRLGIVGSKGSLIFDEMSSVSPLTLMHGEFSQQENLFIPVNQKQEVLEIEKGEPLQKVCDCFVVSILQNTPSVVSSGWVGRELVEILTALTTSLQQGGKSITITNP
- the rnc gene encoding ribonuclease III, whose protein sequence is MSLVYPRRQRQLESLVQKLGLSKDAPIKWPLLDLALTHATVSESANYEQLEFVGDAVVRLVAAVMLWEHYPDSSVGDFAAIRSVLVSDRILAQLARGYGLELYLLVAGSATADHVGQESRLADAFEAVLGALYLSTHNLDLIRPWLDPHFQELTTEIRLDPARLNYKAALQEWTQAQFKVLPEYRVLEVNQPHDSQERFLAEVWLNAKMLGQGKGRSIKAAEQAAAKVAYSVISEEVITKEANDK